From the Nocardiopsis changdeensis genome, one window contains:
- a CDS encoding universal stress protein produces the protein MSERKRPPAVVVGVDGTPGARAALAWAVGAAARRRVQLRIVHGLGPEAVVGAVAVGRGTAGRGSAGEARASAHELLTESAEYARRARPDVEVITVLAVADAPAVLLEEARRGDVIAVGSRGLGSVRAIMLGSIGVRTSARAPCPVVVVPDAEPRGYRGRVVVGVDGSPSSRRALRFALEEALATDASVVLVHALGEDAPADDAATGDAVPDRRSEEVVDGVLADVVDERTGHLDISAVRVRADPVRALLDAGADADMVVVGSRGRGGVRGLVLGSVSQGVLHHAGIPVAVLPPGSDGADGRPPNR, from the coding sequence ATGAGCGAACGGAAGCGTCCGCCGGCGGTGGTCGTGGGGGTGGACGGCACGCCCGGTGCCCGTGCCGCACTGGCGTGGGCGGTCGGGGCGGCCGCGCGGCGCCGGGTCCAGCTGCGCATCGTGCACGGGCTGGGCCCGGAGGCGGTCGTCGGCGCCGTCGCCGTGGGCCGCGGGACCGCGGGGCGCGGGTCGGCTGGCGAGGCGCGCGCCTCGGCGCACGAGCTGCTCACCGAGAGCGCCGAGTACGCCCGCCGCGCCCGCCCCGACGTTGAGGTGATCACCGTTTTGGCGGTCGCGGACGCCCCGGCCGTCCTATTGGAGGAGGCCCGCCGCGGCGACGTCATCGCGGTCGGGTCGCGGGGGCTCGGCTCGGTGCGCGCCATCATGCTCGGCTCCATCGGCGTGCGCACCTCCGCGCGCGCGCCCTGCCCGGTCGTGGTCGTCCCCGACGCCGAGCCCCGCGGGTACCGCGGGCGCGTCGTGGTCGGGGTGGACGGTTCGCCGTCCTCCCGGCGGGCCCTGCGCTTCGCCCTGGAGGAGGCGCTGGCCACCGACGCCTCCGTGGTCCTGGTCCACGCGCTGGGGGAGGACGCGCCCGCCGACGACGCGGCGACCGGCGACGCGGTGCCCGACCGGCGGTCGGAGGAGGTCGTCGACGGGGTGCTCGCCGACGTCGTGGACGAGCGCACCGGGCACCTCGACATCAGCGCCGTGCGCGTGCGGGCCGACCCGGTCCGGGCGCTGCTCGACGCGGGCGCGGACGCCGACATGGTCGTCGTCGGCTCGCGCGGCCGCGGCGGGGTGCGCGGCCTGGTCCTGGGCTCGGTCAGCCAGGGGGTGCTCCACCACGCGGGGATCCCGGTGGCCGTCCTGCCCCCGGGGTCGGACGGGGCCGACGGACGTCCCCCGAACCGGTGA
- a CDS encoding universal stress protein: MVNEDRTPRVVVGIDGSDNGQAALEWAAAEAARRGVPLRIVHALGMPLIVSAYGGPARFEPTEEIQGQATEVLQDAVAHVAKGWPDVRTETVTALEEAPLALLRQSRQHDLLVVGTRGMGTVKSMFVGSVSIRVAAQAPCPVVVVPSHGGRPATTGLKRIVVGVDGSRNGRRALGLAVALTAETEGELVVVHSWEVPYPYDPVAMTAAGYQPQEDLFEKQSEELVAELLAEAIDEQRDDVNIDVTVVRTQNGPVNAILEAAEGADAIVVGSRGRGTVRGLLLGSVSQGVLHHSKVPVVVLPRHADED, from the coding sequence ATGGTGAACGAGGACCGCACACCGCGCGTGGTGGTGGGCATCGACGGATCGGACAACGGGCAGGCCGCCCTGGAGTGGGCCGCGGCCGAGGCGGCCCGCCGGGGGGTGCCGCTGCGGATCGTGCACGCCCTGGGCATGCCGCTGATCGTGTCCGCGTACGGGGGCCCCGCCCGGTTCGAACCGACCGAGGAGATCCAGGGGCAGGCCACCGAGGTGCTCCAGGACGCGGTGGCGCACGTGGCCAAGGGGTGGCCGGACGTGCGTACCGAGACCGTCACCGCCCTGGAGGAGGCGCCGCTGGCGCTGCTGCGCCAGAGTCGGCAGCACGACCTCCTGGTGGTGGGCACCCGGGGGATGGGCACCGTCAAGTCGATGTTCGTCGGCTCCGTGAGCATCCGGGTGGCCGCCCAGGCGCCCTGCCCGGTCGTAGTGGTGCCCTCGCACGGGGGCAGGCCCGCGACCACGGGGCTGAAGCGGATCGTGGTCGGCGTCGACGGGTCCCGCAACGGCCGCCGCGCCCTGGGCCTGGCGGTCGCCCTGACCGCCGAGACCGAGGGCGAACTGGTCGTGGTGCACAGCTGGGAGGTGCCCTACCCGTACGACCCGGTGGCGATGACCGCGGCGGGCTACCAGCCCCAGGAGGACCTGTTCGAGAAGCAGTCCGAGGAGCTGGTCGCCGAACTGCTCGCGGAGGCCATCGACGAGCAGCGCGACGACGTGAACATCGACGTCACCGTGGTGCGCACCCAGAACGGGCCGGTGAACGCCATCCTGGAGGCCGCCGAGGGCGCGGACGCGATCGTCGTCGGCTCGCGCGGCCGCGGCACCGTCCGGGGCCTGCTCCTGGGCTCGGTCAGCCAGGGGGTGCTCCACCACTCCAAGGTCCCGGTGGTCGTGCTCCCCAGGCACGCCGACGAGGACTGA